A stretch of DNA from Acidobacteriota bacterium:
CCGCGAAACCGTAGTCCCAGAAGGACGCGTGGTCGCTGTACTGGACGCCGTCGTTCAGGACGAGGGGGGTGAGGTAGAGGCCGTAGGTGCTCACCACGTCCTGGAAGAGGAGGCAGAGGTTCATGCTGTCGGGGAGGTGGGAGATGGCGTGCAGGTCGAGGTCGGGCCCGCCGCTGCCGTCGTAGGAGATCATGTCCAGGTTCACCACGCCGCGGATCTTCATCCCGTCGTTGAAGGCCTGGTTGGCGTAGAACCCGCTGCCGACGAGGCCCTGTTCCTCGCCGGTCCAGAGGGCGAAGACGAGGGAGTAGTCGAAGGCGTGGTCCTTGAGGATCCGGGCCGCCGCCATGACGCCGACCGACCCGCTGGCGTTGTCGTCGGCCCCGGGGGCGGTGGGCCCGGGGGGCATGTCGTCGAGGTGGCCGCAGATGATGACGTGCTGGTCGGGCCAGGTGGCGCCGGGCTTGCGTGCGACGACGTTGCGCTGGCCCGCCCCCTGGAAGGTGTGGTACGACGCCTGCAGGCCGAGCGACTGGAAGAACTCGTAGGCGTACTGGGTGGCTTTCTGGATCTGCTCGGTCTTGTAGGAGTTCCGGGTCACGAGGGTGAAGGGGGACCCGCCGATGGTGACGGCGTTGACGCCGCTGAGGTTCTTGACATAGAGCATCAGCCACTCGGTGGAGACGGCGTCGAGGATGCCCTGCACCTGGCTGTTGTAGGCGATGTCCGGGGAGATGGCCGACAGGCGGCGGGGAGCGAGGGGCTTGGGGTAAAGGGTCACCCGCCGGATCTCGAACCCCGACTCCGGGAGGGATTCCGCCCGCGCCGCCGCCGCGCGGACCAGGGCCTCGCCGGCCCCGGCATGCAGGACGGCCACGTCCGGCGGGAGGCGGTCGAGGAGGGCGCGGTCGCGGTAGTGGATGAACCAGTACTCACTCCCCTCGATGCGCCCGTCCAGCACGGTTGCGGGTACACCGGCCCCCTGGAGGAGCGCCGGCGCCCCGTCCGGGAGGGCCGCCAGGAGCGCCCCGTCGGAGAAACGCCCCAGCAGGGCCCCGCCCGTGTCCTCCAGGCCCGCGGCGTCCGGGGATTCGACCCGCACCAGGGACAGCCCGGCGACGGCGCTTTCCACGGCCGGCCCCGTGGGGGACGCGGAAAGTCCCCCGGCGGCAACCGAGAGGATGGCGACGACACACGCAATCAAACCCAACCTGCCCATTTTCATCTTCAACTCCCTGCCCAGCGGGGCTTCATCGTAAACCCTTCATGAAACCACGACCCGCCCCTTTTGTAAAGCCGCATTTTCAGGGATCAAGCGATGCGGGGGATGTGCCGGGGAAGATACGGGAGGGGGAGCCGGCCGGGGCCGTCGAGGGGCGGGCGGGGGAAGGGGGGTGAAAGGACATCAAGGACCCAGAGGACCAAAGGGACATAAAGGACTGATGAGCCCGCAAAAAGTCGCGAAAGGGAGATTTCCCGCGAATAACACGAATCTACGCGAATTTATAACACGAATAATATCTATTGATTGTTGATTTCTGATTCGCGTTCATCCGCGTGATTCGCGGGTAAAAATGACTTTTTGCGGGCCCATCAAGGACTGATAAGGTATGAGATTAATCTTTTGGGGTCCCTTGGGTCCCTTGGGTCCCTTGGGTCCTTTGGCGCTTTAGCGGTCGTGTTTTTACCAAGGTTATTGTTCATTTCCCCCGCGCGCCACCGGGTCCACACCCCGTCAGGGGTGAAACATTTGTAGTCAAAGCGCTGATTTTTTAAGGGATCCGCCCCGCGCGCCGCCGGGGGTAATTCGTGCCGCGGGACGCCATCTCGGGCCGGCGGCGCGCGGGGCGGGGGAAACGAGGGCCCCCCAAGCTACAAATGTTCGCTCCCTACGGGGGCGGGGCCGGTCGGTCG
This window harbors:
- a CDS encoding M28 family peptidase, yielding MKMGRLGLIACVVAILSVAAGGLSASPTGPAVESAVAGLSLVRVESPDAAGLEDTGGALLGRFSDGALLAALPDGAPALLQGAGVPATVLDGRIEGSEYWFIHYRDRALLDRLPPDVAVLHAGAGEALVRAAAARAESLPESGFEIRRVTLYPKPLAPRRLSAISPDIAYNSQVQGILDAVSTEWLMLYVKNLSGVNAVTIGGSPFTLVTRNSYKTEQIQKATQYAYEFFQSLGLQASYHTFQGAGQRNVVARKPGATWPDQHVIICGHLDDMPPGPTAPGADDNASGSVGVMAAARILKDHAFDYSLVFALWTGEEQGLVGSGFYANQAFNDGMKIRGVVNLDMISYDGSGGPDLDLHAISHLPDSMNLCLLFQDVVSTYGLYLTPLVLNDGVQYSDHASFWDYGFAAMLGIESDNDFTPYYHKTTDTWTTLNPDYFTNYVKASLGTVAHLAGIRPSGDVNGDHVCDAQDAVLLAVILADGGAATLYGPTAGDLNSNGAQDAGDLVTLLLLLAGAL